The window CGCGCCGAGAAGCGTGCCTTCATATTTCTTATTCAATATCTCCTCCTCTTATAAGTAAGCCTAGCCAGAGAAAACCTCGTCGCTGCTCTTGCCTAGGGTGGCATGAATATCGAAGCGAACCGCGCCCACCGACGCCCTGCCCCGCACCGCGTCGGCAATCCTGCCGGTCATGCTGTGACCAAAGCCGCCGCAGAGCTCGATTACACCACACCCCTCACCCACCAGTTGCTCTGCCTTATCGAGAGCCTGGTCCATGTTGGCCACAAATTGGATGACGAGTTCCACAAACTCCGTGCTCAGCACGCTACGGTGCTTATCGGGGTCTGCATCGGGCACTATAACCATGAAGGCCATTTTCATTGCCATGTTTCCTCTCCTTTTATAATCAGGGCTCCTGCTTCACGGTCTTCTCCAGCTCCAGAAGGTGTCCCAGCTTCCGTTGTTTGGTCTCCAGGTAGCGCAGATTGATGGGGTTGGGACTTACAATGATCGGCAGTGTCTCAACCACCCTTAGCCCGTAGCCCTCGACACCCACCACCTTCCTCGGATTGTTGGTAAGAAGGCGGATGTCCCTGAGACCGAGGTCCACCAGTATCTGAGCGCCGATGCCGTAGTCGCGAAGGTCGGCTGGGAAGCCCAGCGATTCATTGGCCTCCACGGTGTCCATCCCCTCATCCTGGAGTGCGTAGGCTGCGATCTTATTGTGCAGCCCGATCCCCCTCCCCTCCTGCCTCATGTAGAGGAATACCCCCCGCCCCTCTTCGGCGATAGCCCGCATTGCCATGGCGATCTGGTCGCCGCAATCGCACCTCAGACTGCCGAAGACATCGCCTGTAAGGCACTCGCTGTGCACCCGAACCAGCACCGGTTCCTCCCCCGATATATCCCCCTTCACCAGAGCGACATGCTCATCGGGGTCGA of the Dehalococcoidia bacterium genome contains:
- a CDS encoding DUF6506 family protein, producing the protein MAMKMAFMVIVPDADPDKHRSVLSTEFVELVIQFVANMDQALDKAEQLVGEGCGVIELCGGFGHSMTGRIADAVRGRASVGAVRFDIHATLGKSSDEVFSG